One region of Microbacterium rhizosphaerae genomic DNA includes:
- a CDS encoding molybdopterin-dependent oxidoreductase, with the protein MDDSHPSYPLAAVAGVASVVLGAGVGELVAAVIDPTSSPFAAIGSALIDFAPPWAKDVAISLFGTNDKAALLTGIAIVVLGLAALAGVLEARFPPWGRVVVFVFGLAGVLAALTRADAGLLAWLPSAVAGVLAAWVLGLLVIRLRRIPVARPVAPAPSLAEPIEASRVGSTAIPRTPPPDATPRQARGPEGSARGPEGSARGPEGSAPGPRPDDGTSRRTFLLWTGAAAAIGILAGVGGTVLRGGSRSVAAVRNALKLPAPAKTAAPIPATADFRIPGLAPVITPNADFYRIDTALIVPQVDPATWKLRIHGLVDKEVTLTWDELIALPLQESTTTLTCVSNDVGGNLISNAVWLGYPIRDLLSRAGVSSSADMVLSTSIDGFTASTPLEALTDGRDAILAVGMNGEPLPAEHGFPVRMVVPGLYGYVSATKWVTDLEVTRFADASAYWTQRGWSERGPIKLESRIDVPRDGASVTAGTVMLAGVAWQQHVGVSGVEVQIDDGPWQKAELATAISDDTWVQWRLPWSAASGSHTVRCRATSATGEQQTSTQAPPAPDGASGWHQIAVSVV; encoded by the coding sequence GTGGACGACTCGCACCCGTCGTATCCCCTCGCCGCCGTGGCCGGCGTGGCGTCCGTCGTGCTGGGCGCCGGCGTCGGAGAGCTCGTCGCTGCGGTCATCGATCCGACGTCGAGCCCCTTCGCCGCGATCGGGTCGGCACTGATCGACTTCGCGCCGCCGTGGGCGAAGGATGTCGCGATCTCGCTGTTCGGCACGAACGACAAGGCCGCCCTCCTCACCGGCATCGCGATCGTGGTCCTGGGGCTCGCCGCCCTGGCGGGAGTGCTCGAGGCGCGCTTCCCTCCGTGGGGGCGCGTGGTCGTCTTCGTCTTCGGGCTCGCCGGTGTCCTCGCCGCGCTGACACGTGCGGACGCGGGCCTGCTCGCGTGGCTCCCGTCGGCCGTGGCGGGCGTCCTCGCGGCATGGGTGCTCGGGCTGCTGGTGATCCGCCTCCGCCGGATCCCTGTTGCCCGCCCCGTGGCTCCGGCTCCCTCCCTCGCCGAGCCCATCGAGGCGTCGCGGGTAGGGTCGACCGCGATCCCGCGGACTCCGCCTCCCGATGCGACCCCTCGACAAGCTCGGGGACCGGAGGGGAGCGCTCGGGGGCCGGAGGGAAGCGCTCGGGGACCGGAGGGAAGCGCCCCGGGACCGAGGCCCGATGACGGGACATCCCGCCGGACGTTCCTCCTGTGGACGGGCGCGGCGGCGGCGATCGGCATCCTCGCCGGCGTGGGCGGCACGGTCCTGCGCGGCGGCTCGCGCTCGGTGGCCGCCGTGCGCAACGCGCTGAAGCTGCCCGCGCCCGCGAAGACCGCCGCGCCGATTCCGGCGACCGCGGACTTCCGCATCCCGGGTCTGGCCCCCGTCATCACGCCCAACGCCGACTTCTACCGGATCGACACGGCGCTCATCGTGCCGCAGGTCGACCCCGCCACCTGGAAGCTGCGCATCCACGGCCTCGTCGACAAGGAGGTGACGCTCACGTGGGATGAGCTGATCGCGCTGCCGCTGCAGGAGAGCACGACGACCCTCACGTGCGTGTCGAACGACGTGGGCGGCAACCTCATCTCGAACGCCGTGTGGCTCGGGTACCCGATCCGCGACCTGCTGAGCCGCGCCGGCGTGTCCTCGAGCGCCGACATGGTGCTGTCGACGTCGATCGACGGGTTCACGGCATCCACCCCGCTCGAAGCGCTCACCGACGGGCGGGACGCGATCCTCGCCGTCGGCATGAACGGTGAGCCGCTGCCGGCCGAACACGGCTTCCCCGTGCGGATGGTCGTGCCCGGCCTCTACGGCTACGTGTCGGCGACGAAGTGGGTGACGGACCTCGAGGTCACCAGGTTCGCCGATGCCTCCGCGTACTGGACCCAGCGCGGCTGGTCGGAGCGCGGCCCGATCAAGCTCGAGTCGCGCATCGACGTGCCGCGCGACGGCGCCTCGGTCACCGCCGGAACCGTGATGCTCGCCGGCGTCGCCTGGCAGCAGCACGTCGGTGTGAGCGGAGTCGAGGTGCAGATCGACGACGGGCCGTGGCAGAAGGCCGAGCTGGCCACCGCGATCTCGGACGACACGTGGGTGCAGTGGCGGCTGCCGTGGTCGGCGGCGTCCGGCTCGCACACCGTACGGTGCCGGGCGACGAGCGCGACCGGCGAGCAGCAGACCAGCACGCAGGCGCCCCCGGCCCCCGACGGTGCGTCAGGATGGCATCAGATCGCGGTGTCGGTGGTGTGA
- a CDS encoding MFS transporter translates to MFRSLSLFNFRVWIIGALISNIGGWMQATAQDWVVLTELTHNDATAMGVTMALQFGPPLVLVSITGWVADRFDRRKLLMVTQSTLMLLAVTVGVLLLTHVMTLPLMWVFALCFGIANAFDGPARQAFVSDVVSRENASNAVALNAASFNMARLIGPAVGGVMIVLVGTGWMFIVNAVTFLAMIVALLVIRPAELIPRIRSHTAARLADGFRYVAGRRDLVVLFVMVFLIAAFGMNFPIFASTMALEFGQKADGYGLLSSVLAIGSLAGALMAARRERARMRVVTFAAGGFGVASMISSFMPVYGLYAVMLVFVGFSTVSMLTTANGYVQTTTDPELRGRVLALYMAILMGATPIGAPIAGWVATTFGPRAAIQLGATAGLVACAIGLTTMLWSGRVHRDSSTRFGVAIDETRPLRVVTK, encoded by the coding sequence ATGTTCCGGTCGCTCTCGCTCTTCAACTTCCGCGTCTGGATCATCGGCGCGCTGATCTCCAACATCGGCGGATGGATGCAGGCCACCGCCCAGGACTGGGTGGTCCTCACCGAGCTGACGCACAACGACGCCACGGCGATGGGCGTCACGATGGCGCTGCAGTTCGGGCCTCCTCTCGTGCTCGTGAGCATCACCGGCTGGGTCGCCGACCGCTTCGACCGTCGCAAGCTGCTCATGGTGACGCAGTCGACGCTCATGCTGCTCGCCGTGACCGTCGGCGTCCTCCTGCTCACCCACGTGATGACCCTGCCGCTCATGTGGGTCTTCGCCCTCTGCTTCGGCATCGCCAACGCCTTCGACGGCCCGGCCCGCCAGGCCTTCGTCTCCGACGTCGTCTCGCGCGAGAACGCGTCGAACGCGGTGGCGCTGAACGCCGCATCCTTCAACATGGCCCGTCTCATCGGACCGGCCGTCGGCGGCGTCATGATCGTCCTCGTCGGCACCGGCTGGATGTTCATCGTCAACGCCGTGACGTTCCTCGCGATGATCGTGGCGCTCCTCGTCATCCGCCCGGCGGAGCTCATCCCCCGCATCCGCAGTCACACCGCCGCGCGCCTGGCGGATGGCTTCCGCTACGTCGCGGGCCGGCGCGACCTCGTCGTGCTGTTCGTCATGGTCTTCCTCATCGCAGCGTTCGGCATGAACTTCCCGATCTTCGCGTCGACGATGGCGCTGGAGTTCGGCCAGAAGGCCGACGGCTACGGGCTCCTCAGCTCGGTGCTCGCGATCGGCTCCCTGGCCGGCGCCCTGATGGCCGCCCGGCGCGAGCGCGCCCGGATGCGGGTCGTGACCTTCGCCGCCGGCGGCTTCGGCGTCGCGTCGATGATTTCCTCGTTCATGCCGGTGTACGGCCTGTACGCCGTGATGCTCGTCTTCGTCGGCTTCAGCACCGTGTCGATGCTCACGACGGCCAACGGCTACGTCCAGACGACGACCGACCCCGAACTGCGCGGCCGCGTGCTCGCCCTCTACATGGCGATCCTCATGGGCGCGACGCCCATCGGCGCCCCCATCGCCGGGTGGGTGGCCACGACCTTCGGGCCGCGCGCGGCCATCCAGCTGGGCGCCACCGCCGGCCTCGTCGCCTGCGCGATCGGTCTCACGACTATGCTGTGGTCGGGCCGTGTCCACCGCGACAGCTCGACCCGATTCGGCGTCGCGATCGACGAGACACGCCCGCTGCGGGTCGTCACGAAGTAG
- a CDS encoding circularly permuted type 2 ATP-grasp protein, translating to MGDLFDGYGSTLAPRKTPQGMPAFDEMFGETAGAAPARDAYEELYQALAQMTQEELRGRTESLASSYLAQGVTFDFAGEERPFPLDAVPRIIEYDEWSHIEAGVTQRVRALEAFLDDAYGRQNCVRDGVVPAQLIASSQYFYRQAAGIHAANGVRIQVSGIDLIRDENGVMRVLEDNVRVPSGVSYVISNRRVMAQTLPELFVSMQVRPVGDYPNKLLAALKASAPAGIEEPTVVVLTPGVYNSAYFEHTLLARLMGVELVEGRDLLCVGGKVFMRTTRGPVRVDVIYRRVDDDFLDPLQFRADSMLGAPGLMLAARLGNVTIANAVGNGVADDKLLYTYTPDLIRYYLSEEPLLQIVDTWRLEDPAALEEVLDRLDELVVKPVDGSGGKGLVVGPDASRAELDALRTRLLADPRGWIAQPVVMLSTIPTLVEDGMRPRHADLRPFAVNDGDDIWVLPGGLTRVALPAGQLVVNSSQGGGSKDTWVVGGIAPAHVEYGQGQGLAGLVADQASVPGSESTDEEDAGHPEPVRQVAHSPQDQPAKNRRQEEQQQQTRGASC from the coding sequence ATGGGTGACCTGTTCGACGGCTACGGCTCCACGCTGGCGCCGCGCAAGACCCCGCAGGGGATGCCCGCGTTCGACGAGATGTTCGGCGAGACCGCCGGAGCGGCCCCCGCGCGCGACGCGTACGAGGAGCTCTATCAGGCCCTCGCACAGATGACGCAGGAGGAGCTGCGCGGCCGCACGGAGTCGCTGGCCAGCTCATATCTCGCGCAGGGCGTGACGTTCGACTTCGCGGGCGAGGAGCGTCCGTTCCCGCTCGACGCCGTGCCCCGCATCATCGAGTACGACGAGTGGTCGCACATCGAGGCGGGCGTCACGCAGCGGGTTCGCGCACTCGAGGCGTTCCTCGACGACGCCTACGGGCGGCAGAACTGCGTGCGCGACGGCGTCGTGCCCGCCCAGCTGATCGCCTCGAGCCAGTACTTCTACCGGCAGGCCGCCGGCATCCACGCCGCCAACGGCGTGCGCATCCAGGTGTCGGGCATCGACCTCATCCGCGACGAGAACGGCGTCATGCGCGTCCTCGAGGACAACGTGCGCGTGCCGAGCGGTGTGAGCTACGTCATCTCGAACCGGCGGGTGATGGCGCAGACGCTCCCCGAGCTGTTCGTCTCGATGCAGGTGCGTCCCGTCGGCGATTACCCGAACAAGCTGCTCGCGGCGCTGAAGGCGTCGGCTCCCGCCGGCATCGAGGAGCCGACCGTCGTGGTCCTCACCCCCGGCGTGTACAACTCCGCGTACTTCGAGCACACGCTGCTCGCCCGCCTGATGGGCGTCGAGCTCGTCGAGGGCCGCGACCTCCTCTGCGTCGGCGGCAAGGTCTTCATGCGCACCACGCGCGGCCCGGTGCGCGTCGACGTCATCTATCGCCGCGTCGACGACGACTTCCTCGACCCACTGCAGTTCCGCGCCGACTCGATGCTCGGCGCCCCGGGACTCATGCTGGCCGCGCGCCTGGGCAACGTCACGATCGCCAACGCGGTCGGCAACGGCGTCGCCGACGACAAGCTGCTGTACACCTACACGCCCGATCTCATCCGGTACTACCTCTCCGAGGAGCCGCTGCTGCAGATCGTCGACACGTGGCGCCTGGAGGATCCCGCCGCGCTCGAGGAGGTGCTCGACCGCCTCGACGAGCTCGTCGTGAAACCGGTCGACGGGTCGGGCGGCAAGGGTCTCGTCGTGGGACCGGATGCGTCGCGCGCCGAGCTCGACGCGCTCCGCACCCGTCTGCTCGCGGATCCGCGCGGCTGGATCGCGCAGCCGGTCGTCATGCTCTCGACGATCCCGACGCTGGTGGAGGACGGGATGCGTCCGCGCCATGCCGACCTCCGCCCCTTCGCCGTGAACGACGGCGACGACATCTGGGTGCTGCCCGGCGGACTCACGCGCGTCGCGCTGCCCGCGGGCCAGCTCGTCGTGAACTCCAGCCAGGGCGGCGGGTCGAAGGACACGTGGGTCGTCGGCGGGATCGCCCCCGCCCACGTCGAGTACGGCCAGGGTCAGGGGCTCGCGGGCCTCGTCGCCGACCAGGCTTCGGTGCCCGGTTCGGAGTCGACGGACGAGGAGGACGCCGGCCATCCGGAGCCCGTGCGGCAGGTCGCCCACTCGCCGCAGGACCAGCCGGCGAAGAACCGTCGCCAGGAGGAGCAGCAGCAGCAGACGCGAGGTGCGTCGTGCTGA
- a CDS encoding LLM class F420-dependent oxidoreductase → MSTWSDTLGTVGVWRGFTQVDAAFASEIESLGYGALWLGYSPGADLEAVERMLDATERLHLATGVVNIWKADAAEVAASFHRIDAKHPGRFLLGIGSGHREATPERVRPLDATNRYLDVLDEHGVPTHRRVISALGPRMLRLAAERSAGTHPYLTIPAQSTQEREALGDGVLVAPEQTVVLDSDEERARESARTFLTRYLGMSNYTTTMRRGGFSEQDVEPPGSDRLTDAIVAQGDAAALAARIREHLDAGADHVSVQVVPARDDALPALRAIAAELRLA, encoded by the coding sequence ATGAGCACATGGAGCGACACCCTCGGAACGGTGGGCGTGTGGCGGGGATTCACGCAGGTGGATGCCGCGTTCGCGTCCGAGATCGAGAGCCTGGGCTATGGCGCGCTGTGGCTCGGCTATTCGCCGGGAGCCGACCTCGAGGCCGTGGAGCGGATGCTCGACGCGACCGAGCGGCTGCACCTCGCGACAGGCGTCGTGAACATCTGGAAGGCCGACGCGGCGGAGGTCGCCGCATCCTTCCACCGCATCGACGCGAAGCATCCCGGGCGGTTCCTGCTCGGCATCGGGTCGGGGCACCGCGAGGCGACGCCCGAGCGGGTGCGTCCGCTCGACGCGACGAACCGCTACCTCGACGTGCTCGATGAGCACGGTGTGCCGACGCACCGGCGGGTGATCTCGGCGCTCGGGCCGCGGATGCTCCGGCTCGCCGCGGAGCGCAGCGCGGGCACGCATCCGTACCTGACGATCCCGGCCCAGAGCACACAGGAGCGCGAGGCGCTCGGCGACGGGGTGCTCGTCGCGCCCGAGCAGACGGTGGTGCTCGACTCCGACGAGGAGAGGGCCCGCGAGTCCGCGCGCACGTTCCTCACGCGCTACCTGGGCATGTCGAACTACACCACCACGATGCGGCGCGGCGGATTCAGCGAGCAGGACGTCGAGCCCCCGGGCAGCGACCGGCTGACGGACGCCATCGTCGCACAGGGGGATGCCGCGGCCCTCGCCGCACGCATCCGGGAGCATCTGGACGCCGGGGCGGACCACGTGTCGGTGCAGGTCGTGCCCGCGCGCGACGACGCCCTCCCCGCCCTGCGCGCGATCGCCGCCGAGCTGCGACTCGCCTGA
- a CDS encoding alpha-E domain-containing protein, producing the protein MLSRIAESLFWIGRYIERSDGTARILDVQLQLLLEDPWIDEDSACRSLLAVMGASLPEGAERVTRDQVLARLAVDRMTPSSIAYSLTSARENARRAREILSTELWECLNTTSARMPRRLQIDKVHDFFHWVRERAALAVGIVDTSTSRDEAWQFFTLGRAIERADMTARLLATRTLTEASGPSWTTILRSCGAYEAYLRTYRGTPSARNAAEFLLLDRLFPRSIIYSISQAEGCMSAIDPRADRVGHSNQVLRALGRIRNDLEYRPLAEILSELPAHMDQVQKVTREASEAIRQRFFPAQAEPSWIGEIS; encoded by the coding sequence GTGCTGAGCCGCATCGCGGAGAGCCTGTTCTGGATCGGCCGCTACATCGAGCGCAGCGACGGCACCGCCCGCATCCTCGACGTCCAGCTGCAGCTCCTGCTCGAGGACCCCTGGATCGACGAGGACAGCGCCTGCCGCTCCCTCCTCGCCGTCATGGGCGCGTCCCTGCCCGAGGGCGCGGAGCGCGTCACGCGCGACCAGGTGCTCGCGCGTCTTGCCGTCGACCGGATGACGCCGTCGAGCATCGCGTACTCGCTCACGTCGGCCCGTGAGAACGCGCGCCGCGCGCGCGAGATCCTCTCGACCGAACTGTGGGAGTGCCTGAACACGACGAGCGCCCGGATGCCGCGGCGCCTGCAGATCGACAAGGTGCACGACTTCTTCCACTGGGTGCGCGAGCGCGCCGCACTCGCGGTGGGCATCGTCGACACGTCGACGAGCCGTGACGAGGCGTGGCAGTTCTTCACCCTCGGGCGCGCGATCGAGCGGGCCGACATGACCGCGCGCCTGCTAGCCACCAGGACGCTGACGGAGGCGTCCGGGCCGTCGTGGACCACGATCCTCCGATCGTGCGGCGCCTACGAGGCGTACCTGCGCACCTACCGCGGCACGCCGAGCGCGCGCAATGCCGCGGAGTTCCTCCTGCTCGATCGCCTCTTCCCGCGCTCGATCATCTACTCCATCTCGCAGGCGGAGGGATGCATGAGCGCCATCGACCCCCGTGCCGACCGCGTCGGCCACTCCAACCAGGTGCTGCGGGCGCTCGGGCGCATCCGCAACGACCTCGAGTACCGCCCGCTCGCCGAGATCCTGAGCGAGCTGCCCGCCCACATGGATCAGGTGCAGAAGGTCACCCGCGAGGCGTCCGAGGCCATCCGACAGCGGTTCTTCCCGGCCCAGGCCGAGCCGAGCTGGATCGGAGAGATCTCATGA
- a CDS encoding LuxR C-terminal-related transcriptional regulator, which translates to MSLLIGRDGDVARVEQLLFGPAPVPILTIIGPSGIGKTRFVREVVDRAAVAREPVAVRDAQDDGAPEGALLVVDEPDLSVSRARQLTSCTLQRRPGAQVIVTSLAPLRIPRERPYRLERLAPEPDAVALFTEAVAPQRRAELDPVQVAALCVELGGLPLAVQAAAVLSEAVPPEHLLRRLSEARLLDVLGDVVLPDDRTLRGAITRTYNELSDVDQILLASLSALPPGFTVAAAVAVLGRSEGAVLTGLARLTTAGVLTRSATGIGGPRFAVPRSLREISRETMTAPRAARTAAVRHYRALAIDSARLSVAGEDLRALARVRDDEMALRDSAVQLSTVGDAVGALELELGVAVASLSLRWDAEASARLERRRQAAADAASPALRLQAQLRSGRLAVEHAVDLPTPRGPLIGRALDGVAAAHALGDPVLIALAVGFAVEAVMDAGEPSAAERLIVPARGLDADPSVCAPLHAWEAVLQALDGQTDAALDTMAQARELLRNPGSSRGLLAAEVGLAAHVAEASGPLGLPRLLADARRLGDRHLEARILTLLAGSLLHRGETAEAVRVAREVLQLVESHGGSGAATATVGALATIAHGAAAGDELFAAVRLQEALRGAAPRAAALALGPAGDRIDRRRETLTARDVERAVHEASAWTLADAVGAGRALAEALSRPGSGPASVAPDAFSATGTSTLTPRERDVLIELARGASNKAIGDALGLTPKTVMHHSQAIYRKLGVHTRAEAAVVAVRQGLVPTRD; encoded by the coding sequence GTGAGTCTTCTGATCGGCCGCGACGGCGACGTCGCGCGCGTGGAGCAGCTGCTCTTCGGGCCGGCGCCGGTCCCGATCCTGACGATCATCGGACCATCCGGCATCGGCAAGACCCGCTTCGTCCGCGAGGTCGTCGACCGGGCCGCTGTCGCTCGCGAACCCGTCGCGGTGCGCGACGCGCAGGATGACGGGGCGCCCGAGGGGGCGCTCCTCGTCGTGGACGAGCCCGACCTCAGCGTGTCGCGAGCCCGGCAGTTGACGAGCTGCACGCTGCAGCGCCGGCCCGGGGCTCAGGTGATCGTGACCTCCCTGGCCCCGCTGCGCATCCCCAGGGAGCGGCCGTACCGGCTCGAGCGTCTCGCCCCCGAACCGGATGCCGTCGCGCTCTTCACCGAAGCTGTGGCGCCGCAGCGACGTGCCGAGCTCGACCCCGTCCAGGTGGCTGCGCTGTGCGTCGAGTTGGGAGGGCTCCCGCTGGCCGTCCAGGCCGCGGCCGTGCTGTCGGAGGCCGTACCTCCCGAGCATCTGCTGCGACGTCTGAGCGAGGCACGCCTGCTCGACGTGCTCGGAGACGTGGTGCTGCCCGACGACCGCACGCTGCGCGGCGCGATCACGCGCACCTACAACGAGCTGTCGGACGTGGATCAGATCCTGCTGGCGAGCCTGTCCGCCCTGCCGCCGGGCTTCACGGTCGCTGCGGCGGTCGCCGTGCTCGGACGCAGCGAAGGGGCCGTGCTCACCGGGCTCGCGCGATTGACGACAGCGGGCGTGCTCACCCGGTCGGCGACCGGGATCGGCGGTCCGCGCTTCGCCGTTCCGCGCTCCCTGCGCGAGATCTCGCGTGAGACGATGACGGCGCCCCGCGCGGCGCGTACGGCAGCCGTCCGGCATTACCGGGCGCTCGCGATCGACAGCGCGCGACTCTCGGTGGCGGGGGAGGACCTGCGGGCACTGGCTCGCGTCCGCGACGACGAGATGGCGCTGCGCGACTCCGCGGTCCAGCTGTCCACGGTCGGCGACGCGGTCGGAGCGCTCGAGCTCGAGCTCGGGGTCGCTGTCGCGTCGCTGTCGCTCCGCTGGGATGCGGAAGCCTCCGCGCGACTGGAGCGGCGTCGCCAGGCGGCCGCAGACGCGGCCTCGCCGGCGCTCCGGCTGCAGGCGCAGCTGCGCTCGGGGCGGCTGGCCGTGGAGCACGCGGTCGACCTGCCGACGCCACGAGGTCCCCTGATCGGCCGCGCTCTCGACGGGGTCGCCGCGGCGCATGCCCTCGGCGATCCGGTACTCATCGCCCTGGCCGTCGGATTCGCCGTCGAGGCCGTCATGGATGCCGGCGAGCCGTCGGCGGCCGAGCGACTGATCGTCCCGGCACGGGGGCTGGATGCCGATCCTTCCGTGTGCGCCCCGCTGCACGCGTGGGAGGCGGTATTGCAGGCGCTGGATGGACAGACCGACGCCGCTCTCGACACCATGGCGCAGGCCCGCGAGCTGCTCAGGAACCCCGGCTCGTCCCGAGGACTGCTCGCCGCCGAGGTCGGCCTCGCCGCGCACGTGGCTGAGGCGTCGGGTCCGCTCGGCCTGCCCCGCCTGCTGGCGGATGCGCGCCGCCTCGGCGATCGCCACCTCGAGGCGCGGATCCTCACCCTGCTCGCCGGCTCCCTCCTGCATCGGGGCGAGACCGCGGAGGCGGTGCGCGTCGCGCGGGAGGTCTTGCAGCTCGTCGAGTCGCACGGAGGCTCCGGTGCCGCGACGGCGACCGTCGGGGCCCTCGCGACGATCGCGCACGGCGCGGCCGCGGGCGACGAGCTCTTCGCCGCCGTCCGGCTGCAGGAGGCGCTGCGCGGCGCCGCGCCGCGCGCGGCTGCGCTCGCGCTCGGACCCGCCGGCGACCGCATCGACCGTCGGCGCGAGACGCTCACCGCCCGCGACGTCGAGCGAGCGGTCCACGAGGCGTCCGCGTGGACGCTGGCGGATGCCGTCGGCGCGGGTCGCGCGCTGGCTGAGGCGCTCTCTCGTCCCGGCTCCGGTCCCGCGTCCGTCGCCCCCGATGCGTTCTCCGCGACGGGGACCAGCACGCTGACGCCGCGCGAACGGGACGTTCTGATCGAGCTGGCGCGTGGCGCCAGCAACAAGGCGATCGGCGACGCGCTCGGCCTGACGCCGAAGACCGTGATGCATCACTCCCAGGCGATCTACCGCAAGCTGGGCGTGCACACGCGTGCCGAGGCTGCTGTCGTTGCGGTGCGTCAGGGCCTCGTGCCCACCCGCGACTGA
- a CDS encoding transglutaminase family protein: MKRLRIEHSTGFSYPGDVSASYNEARMLPGTTDSQFVLSSAIDVEPSTSVNSYVDYFGTRVTAFDVIAPHSLLSITARSLVEVRPRPIEHVGITWEGLAREAQRSIATVEQMAQTGRTQPHEEVVEIARSIASQHVDPGMAAHEISMAIGDAVEYMSGVTGVRTTAHEAWEARKGVCQDMAHIAIGALRAVGIPARYVSGYLHPRPNAEIGVAVAGESHAWIEWFAGEWQGFDPTNNIEIGDRHVLVGRGRDYGDVPPLRGVYAGPFKSNLNVKVTITREA; encoded by the coding sequence GTGAAACGCTTGCGGATCGAGCACTCGACCGGCTTCTCGTACCCGGGCGACGTGTCGGCGTCGTACAACGAGGCGCGCATGCTGCCCGGCACGACCGACAGCCAGTTCGTCCTGAGCTCGGCGATCGACGTCGAGCCGTCGACCTCCGTCAACTCGTACGTCGACTATTTCGGCACCCGGGTGACGGCCTTCGACGTCATCGCGCCCCACAGCCTGCTGTCGATCACGGCGCGCTCGCTCGTCGAGGTGCGCCCGCGCCCCATCGAGCACGTCGGCATCACGTGGGAGGGCCTCGCCCGCGAGGCCCAGCGCTCGATCGCCACGGTGGAGCAGATGGCGCAGACGGGCCGCACGCAGCCGCATGAGGAGGTCGTCGAGATCGCGAGGTCGATCGCGTCTCAGCACGTCGACCCCGGCATGGCGGCCCACGAGATCTCGATGGCGATCGGGGATGCCGTGGAGTACATGAGCGGCGTCACCGGCGTGCGCACGACCGCGCACGAGGCGTGGGAGGCGCGCAAGGGCGTGTGCCAGGACATGGCGCACATCGCCATCGGCGCGCTGCGGGCGGTCGGCATCCCGGCCCGCTACGTGTCGGGATACCTGCACCCTCGCCCCAACGCCGAGATCGGCGTCGCCGTCGCCGGCGAGTCGCACGCGTGGATCGAGTGGTTCGCCGGTGAATGGCAGGGGTTCGATCCGACCAACAACATCGAGATCGGCGACCGGCACGTGCTGGTCGGCCGCGGCCGCGACTACGGCGACGTCCCTCCGCTGCGCGGCGTGTACGCCGGCCCGTTCAAGTCCAACCTCAACGTCAAGGTGACGATCACCCGCGAGGCGTAG
- a CDS encoding MarR family winged helix-turn-helix transcriptional regulator, translating to MSATTDLQTSTAADLRMATFRLARRLRAQRAVDTMSDGQFAVLAALKVHGIHTLGELAERERVTAPSMNRTVNCLEEAGYLTRTTDADDRRKVNIELTPEGLAVVKETVRRRDAWLEQALAALSDAERAALAEAAVIMRKVADA from the coding sequence ATGAGCGCGACGACAGACCTGCAGACCAGCACAGCCGCCGACCTTCGCATGGCGACCTTCCGGCTCGCGCGCAGACTGCGGGCGCAGCGCGCCGTCGACACCATGAGCGACGGACAGTTCGCCGTCCTCGCCGCGCTGAAGGTGCACGGCATCCATACCCTCGGCGAGCTGGCCGAGCGCGAGCGGGTCACCGCTCCCTCGATGAACCGCACGGTCAACTGCCTCGAGGAAGCCGGCTACCTCACCCGCACCACCGACGCCGACGACCGGCGCAAGGTCAACATCGAGCTGACGCCCGAGGGTCTCGCCGTCGTGAAGGAGACGGTCCGCCGCCGCGACGCCTGGCTCGAGCAGGCTCTCGCTGCGCTGAGCGACGCGGAGCGCGCAGCCCTCGCCGAAGCGGCCGTCATCATGCGGAAGGTGGCCGACGCGTGA